The nucleotide window CAAATTGATATATTCCACATGGGATGTTGAAGGAGATTTGCTTGCTTGAATTTTTCGAACGAACTtgttaaccccccacccaaaaagaagggtgttataagtttgacgtcacatctgtctgtggcatcgtagctcctaaaataatgaaccgattttaatttagtttttttttttttttttgtttgaaaggtggcttgatcaagagtgttcttagctatcatccgagaaaatcggttcagccgtttgaaagatatcagctgttttctagttactgattatccaggataaaaagtatcttagTACATCTTCAGGTCGAAAGTATCTTATGTACCAAATTTTCTTATGGTTGGTTTAGCCATAAAAGGAAACAGAGAGGTAAGAcatattttcacattttttgtaTCACTAGCATGGATTGGGGAATTCTAATACTCACTTTAGTACATTAGCAGGCATCATCTGTGACTCAGGTGCAGACTCTATAATAGATTGCCACGTGTTGGAGGAATTAGGAATAACGTAGCCAAACTCGAAGAACCATTCTTCCAAGCACCTTCCCTTGAATAGTACTTTctgtaatagaaataaaattatattatgtacctcttctcaaaatgtaatttaaatCCATACCATATctttactaatactataaatgctaaagtgtgtctgtcagtcagtctgctagtttttccatcatctgtttaaccaattttgacaaaattcaaTATGGAGTTAGCAAGAGTCCTGGAAAAGCAAAGAAATCccagaggatttttaaaaacctaaatccatttGTATGAAGTGTTGGGAATCATCTGTTTGGTTAcagagatggacataggctactttctatctcagaaaaacaaagagttcatAGACATTAGACTAGTAAGTTTTATAGTTATAGAATACAACCAGATctaatagctaaaatgctcagAAATGAAGAACATTAGGCTAAATACACACAATTATTAATAAAGCACATTATGAAAGTATGTGAAGATGACAAATGGGATAGGTGGAAAACCACAATCTAAACAGCTACCTTCCTGATGAAATACAATAGTGGGAAGTAGTGGACGCAGTAGTGAGGAGGTTTTTAGTCTGTAGTTCACAAAAAACATCTGCAGTGAAATCGGGCATACCAAAAGTAATATCCATGACGATTTTTCTCCTCCAAAATCAGGCAAACTAGGAGGCAAAACAAGGTAATCTCTATACTTGCAAGTTTTCAAAATCAGGTGAACAAACCTGTTCCAATCGAAATTTATCCATAGACTCTATGGAGCTGAAGTTCATTTCACGGGATACAACACGACACTTGAGTATGCGTTTTGGCACCCTCGCCTCATGCTCCACATCTGGGTTTGACATGTCTTCATTGTGTTGCCAGAGAATTTTGCCTGTCACAGAatttattataacatttattttaaggGTAAA belongs to Maniola jurtina chromosome 6, ilManJurt1.1, whole genome shotgun sequence and includes:
- the LOC123866445 gene encoding retinal rod rhodopsin-sensitive cGMP 3',5'-cyclic phosphodiesterase subunit delta is translated as MTELMPADEPEQDRIKAILNGFQINHMNLRDVDTGKILWQHNEDMSNPDVEHEARVPKRILKCRVVSREMNFSSIESMDKFRLEQKVLFKGRCLEEWFFEFGYVIPNSSNTWQSIIESAPESQMMPANVLNGNVVIETKFFDGDLLITTSRVRLFYV